In Mycobacterium sp. Aquia_216, a genomic segment contains:
- a CDS encoding mechanosensitive ion channel family protein, protein MPTAIPFEAVTHHALNLAWVVGAVAVAYALGLALSWLLQRIKGRSAIIDDIDVLTRRPVRATLMVIAATTAVHHTSASTAPWRGYVDHGLLIALTATHTWLIASLIFVAERRAIARFAGGDMDIAEADRHRRKIRTQITLLRRLVVALVVVLGLAAVLMTFPSFSNIGKTLFASAGVLSVVAGLAAQTSLGAMFAGIQIAFSDAIRVGDVVVLEGEWGRIEEITLTYVVVHLWDERRLVLPTTYFTKTPYQNWTRNATALLGTVELDVDFSVPLDVMRAELDRLLRSNELWDGRVGVLQVTDAVNGYVRLRMLVSASNAAALFDLRCDVREGIVRWLQGSEPGALPRRRIEPAPMPGGSSVAGATHEATPPAVSRADSALFSGSPGAEQRGRVFEGPDAEDDRVDRQEFAAARSRGD, encoded by the coding sequence ATGCCCACAGCGATCCCGTTCGAAGCCGTGACTCACCATGCCCTCAACCTCGCGTGGGTAGTCGGTGCCGTGGCTGTCGCCTACGCGCTCGGTCTGGCGTTGTCGTGGCTGTTGCAGCGAATTAAGGGCCGCAGCGCGATCATCGACGACATCGACGTGTTGACCCGGCGGCCGGTGCGCGCGACCCTGATGGTCATCGCCGCCACCACCGCGGTGCACCACACCTCGGCTTCGACAGCGCCGTGGCGCGGCTACGTCGACCATGGGCTGCTCATCGCGCTCACTGCTACCCATACTTGGTTGATCGCCAGCCTGATTTTCGTCGCCGAACGGCGCGCGATCGCTCGTTTCGCCGGCGGCGACATGGACATCGCGGAGGCCGACCGGCATCGGCGCAAGATCCGGACCCAGATCACCTTGTTGCGCCGGTTGGTCGTCGCCCTCGTGGTGGTGCTCGGCCTGGCCGCGGTGCTGATGACCTTCCCGTCGTTCAGCAATATCGGCAAGACGCTGTTCGCTTCGGCCGGTGTGCTGTCGGTGGTGGCGGGTCTGGCCGCCCAGACCTCGCTGGGGGCGATGTTCGCCGGCATCCAGATCGCGTTCTCCGACGCCATCCGCGTCGGCGACGTGGTGGTGCTGGAGGGCGAGTGGGGCCGCATCGAGGAGATCACGCTCACCTACGTCGTCGTGCACCTGTGGGACGAGCGCCGCCTGGTCCTGCCGACCACGTACTTCACCAAGACGCCGTATCAGAACTGGACGCGCAACGCCACGGCGCTGCTGGGCACCGTCGAACTCGACGTCGATTTCAGCGTCCCGCTGGACGTGATGCGCGCTGAGTTGGACCGGCTGCTGCGGTCCAACGAATTGTGGGACGGCCGGGTCGGCGTGCTGCAGGTCACCGATGCGGTGAACGGCTATGTGCGGCTGCGGATGCTGGTCAGCGCCTCGAACGCCGCCGCGTTGTTCGACCTGCGGTGTGATGTGCGCGAGGGCATCGTCAGATGGCTGCAGGGCAGCGAGCCGGGCGCGCTGCCGCGGCGCCGGATCGAGCCCGCGCCCATGCCCGGCGGCAGTTCCGTCGCAGGCGCCACGCACGAGGCAACTCCCCCCGCGGTGTCACGGGCGGATTCCGCTCTCTTCAGCGGCAGTCCGGGTGCCGAACAGCGCGGCCGCGTCTTCGAGGGGCCGGACGCCGAGGACGACCGTGTCGATCGGCAAGAGTTCGCGGCAGCACGTTCACGCGGCGATTAG
- a CDS encoding metal-sulfur cluster assembly factor: MSEITAPDEEFLADLEEAMRDVVDPELGINVVDLGLVYGLNVEQGDEGKVATIDMTLTSAACPLTDVIEDQSRSALVGSGLVNDLRINWVWNPPWGPDKITEDGREQLRALGFTV; the protein is encoded by the coding sequence ATGAGCGAAATCACCGCACCGGACGAGGAATTTCTCGCTGACCTCGAAGAGGCGATGCGCGACGTTGTCGACCCCGAGCTCGGCATCAACGTGGTCGATCTGGGGTTGGTCTATGGCCTCAATGTCGAACAGGGTGATGAAGGAAAGGTCGCAACCATCGACATGACGTTGACGTCGGCGGCCTGCCCGCTCACCGATGTGATCGAAGACCAGTCGCGCAGCGCGCTGGTCGGCAGTGGTCTGGTCAACGACCTGCGGATCAACTGGGTGTGGAACCCGCCGTGGGGCCCGGACAAGATCACCGAGGACGGACGGGAACAACTACGCGCCCTCGGCTTCACCGTCTGA
- a CDS encoding YihY/virulence factor BrkB family protein gives MVGWLDGLQRRNRGVSVAVSVIYKYFDDQGGYLAALITYYAFVSLFPMLLLLTTGLGVVLAGHPDLQEQVLHSTLSQFPVIGSQLHQPEGLRGGTLAVVVGILAALYGGLGVGQAVQNAMDSVWAVPKNKRPNLIRSRVRSLLLLLVLGSVVIAATVLSGIGQTTQTLGVFGRIGVALATVAVNALICLVAFRVTTARELTYRQVLPGAVAAAFIWQILQWFGAGYIQHTVKTASATNSIFALVLGLLAFLYLVSTSLVLCAEMNVVLVDQLYPRALLSAFSDDAELTPADRRIYTQKAKAERVKRLERVIVRFNDVNRTVTP, from the coding sequence ATGGTCGGCTGGTTGGACGGACTGCAGCGACGGAACCGGGGCGTGAGCGTGGCCGTTTCCGTCATCTACAAATACTTCGATGACCAGGGCGGCTACCTGGCCGCACTGATCACCTATTACGCCTTCGTGTCGCTGTTCCCGATGCTGTTGCTGTTGACTACCGGGCTGGGGGTGGTGCTCGCCGGCCACCCCGATCTGCAAGAGCAGGTGCTACACAGCACGTTGAGCCAATTTCCGGTGATCGGCAGCCAGCTGCATCAGCCCGAGGGGCTCCGCGGGGGCACGCTCGCCGTCGTCGTCGGAATCCTGGCCGCTCTCTATGGTGGACTGGGTGTCGGTCAGGCCGTGCAGAACGCGATGGACTCGGTCTGGGCAGTCCCGAAAAATAAGCGTCCCAATCTAATTCGGTCGCGGGTGCGCAGCTTGCTGTTGTTGTTGGTCCTCGGCTCGGTGGTCATCGCGGCGACCGTCCTGTCCGGGATCGGGCAGACGACCCAGACACTAGGCGTATTCGGAAGGATCGGCGTGGCGCTGGCCACCGTGGCGGTCAACGCGCTGATCTGTCTGGTGGCTTTCCGCGTGACCACCGCACGGGAACTCACTTACCGGCAGGTGCTGCCGGGAGCCGTTGCGGCAGCATTCATTTGGCAGATATTGCAGTGGTTCGGGGCCGGTTATATCCAGCACACGGTCAAGACGGCCAGTGCCACCAACAGCATTTTCGCGTTGGTGTTGGGCTTGCTTGCGTTCCTGTATCTCGTGTCGACGTCGCTGGTGCTCTGTGCCGAGATGAACGTGGTTCTGGTGGACCAGCTGTATCCGCGTGCATTGCTGAGCGCATTCAGCGACGACGCCGAACTCACACCCGCCGATCGCCGGATCTACACCCAGAAGGCGAAAGCCGAACGTGTCAAACGGCTCGAGCGGGTGATTGTCAGGTTCAACGACGTCAACAGAACCGTGACGCCTTAG
- a CDS encoding DUF5666 domain-containing protein — protein sequence MFASSQTLTRFALLAVTGVTAVSVAACGSSNTASPGSSPGTTSSASSPAATTTPPTTGQARVRGLIASVSGNTAQVTQEKGNAAVAFTPSTKVTEITPAALSDVTAGSCVTVRPAHQESRPGQPLTAASVRVSPAVDGKCPQGKEAAPGDSTTPAPSGTPTTTPAKRAPVRGAVASVAGNTITVTSTDAGGSASQTPVTVTDKTRYSKQAGADVRAIAQGKCLTAQGTKDGSGTLQATNIDLRPAHDGKCGGSKPAGHGG from the coding sequence ATGTTTGCCAGCTCTCAAACGCTTACCCGATTCGCGTTGCTTGCGGTCACCGGAGTCACCGCGGTATCCGTCGCGGCGTGTGGTTCGTCGAACACGGCAAGCCCCGGTTCCTCGCCGGGCACCACGAGTTCTGCGTCGTCGCCGGCGGCGACGACGACGCCACCGACCACCGGGCAGGCCCGGGTGCGCGGACTGATCGCATCGGTGTCGGGAAACACCGCCCAGGTCACGCAGGAAAAGGGCAATGCCGCGGTGGCTTTCACGCCGTCGACCAAGGTCACCGAGATCACCCCGGCCGCGCTGTCTGACGTCACCGCCGGCAGTTGCGTCACGGTGCGGCCCGCTCACCAGGAGTCGCGGCCCGGCCAGCCGCTCACCGCGGCCTCCGTGCGCGTGAGTCCCGCCGTCGACGGCAAATGCCCGCAGGGTAAGGAAGCCGCCCCTGGTGACTCGACCACTCCCGCGCCGTCCGGCACACCGACGACGACGCCCGCCAAGCGAGCGCCCGTGCGGGGCGCCGTCGCGTCGGTCGCTGGTAACACGATCACCGTCACGAGCACCGACGCCGGCGGCTCCGCCTCGCAGACGCCGGTGACGGTCACCGACAAGACGCGATACAGCAAGCAAGCCGGTGCCGACGTCCGCGCGATCGCGCAAGGCAAATGCCTGACGGCACAAGGGACTAAAGACGGCAGCGGCACGCTACAGGCGACAAACATCGATCTGCGACCGGCCCACGACGGCAAGTGCGGGGGCAGTAAGCCGGCGGGCCACGGCGGATGA
- a CDS encoding acyl-CoA dehydrogenase translates to MGHYIANVRDLEFNIFEVLEVGAVLGTGQYSELDADTVRTILSEAARLAEGPVAETFAFADRNPPVFDPDAHTISVAPELAKTVQAIKDAEWWRLGLAEDIGGMPAPPPLAWAVNEMLFCANPSASFFCLGPFMAQALYAEGDEEQKRWAAEGVERGWAATMVLTEPDAGSDVGAGRSKAIAQPDGTWHIEGVKRFISGGDVGDTADNVFHLVLARPEGAGPGTKGLSLFYVPNYLFDPDTFELGPRNGVFVTGLEHKMGIKSSPTCEVTFGATDVPAVGYLVGGVHNGIAQMFTVIEHARMTIGVKAAGTLSTGYLNALAYAKERVQGADMTQMTDKTAPRVTILHHPDVRRSLMTQKAYAEGLRALYMYAAAHQDDALAQQVSGADHDQAHRIDDLLLPIVKGVSSERAYEILTESLQTLGGSGFLQDYPLEQYIRDSKIDSLYEGTTAIQALDFFFRKIVRDHGQALQFVTAQISQTIDNCDEALKSQAQALQTALDEVTAMTGALTGYLMSATQHPTEIYKVGLGSVRYLLAVGDLLIGWRLLVHAGVAHAALGNNPSDSDAAFYRGKIATSAFFAKNMLPKLTALRRVIEAIDDDVMRISEDAF, encoded by the coding sequence TTGGGCCACTACATCGCCAATGTCCGTGATCTCGAGTTCAATATCTTCGAAGTTCTTGAGGTGGGCGCTGTTCTCGGCACCGGACAGTACAGCGAGCTCGACGCTGACACGGTCCGGACCATATTGTCCGAAGCCGCCCGCCTGGCAGAAGGCCCGGTCGCCGAAACCTTCGCGTTCGCAGACCGTAATCCGCCGGTCTTCGACCCCGACGCGCACACGATCAGCGTGGCGCCCGAATTGGCCAAGACGGTGCAAGCCATCAAGGACGCCGAGTGGTGGCGGCTCGGCCTGGCCGAAGACATCGGTGGCATGCCGGCGCCGCCGCCGCTGGCGTGGGCGGTCAACGAAATGCTCTTCTGCGCCAATCCGTCCGCGAGCTTCTTCTGCCTGGGACCTTTTATGGCGCAAGCGCTTTACGCCGAGGGTGATGAGGAACAGAAGCGGTGGGCGGCAGAGGGAGTCGAGCGCGGCTGGGCCGCCACAATGGTGCTCACCGAACCCGATGCGGGCTCCGACGTCGGCGCCGGTCGCAGCAAGGCCATCGCGCAGCCGGACGGCACCTGGCATATCGAGGGCGTCAAGCGGTTCATCTCCGGAGGTGACGTCGGCGACACCGCCGACAACGTCTTTCATCTGGTGCTGGCCCGCCCGGAGGGCGCCGGTCCGGGCACCAAGGGGCTGAGCCTGTTCTACGTGCCCAATTACCTTTTCGACCCCGACACGTTCGAACTCGGTCCGCGCAACGGCGTTTTCGTCACCGGGCTGGAGCACAAGATGGGTATCAAGTCCTCCCCGACCTGCGAGGTGACGTTCGGCGCCACCGACGTGCCCGCCGTGGGCTACCTGGTCGGCGGCGTGCACAACGGGATCGCGCAGATGTTCACCGTGATCGAGCACGCGCGCATGACGATCGGCGTCAAGGCCGCCGGCACGCTTTCCACCGGCTATCTCAACGCACTGGCCTATGCCAAGGAGCGGGTGCAGGGCGCGGACATGACCCAGATGACGGACAAGACCGCGCCGCGGGTCACGATCCTGCACCATCCCGATGTGCGACGTAGCCTGATGACCCAGAAGGCCTACGCCGAGGGGTTGCGGGCGCTCTATATGTATGCCGCCGCGCATCAGGATGATGCTCTGGCACAACAGGTTTCGGGTGCAGACCACGACCAGGCGCACCGCATCGATGATCTCCTTTTGCCCATCGTCAAAGGGGTGAGCTCCGAACGGGCGTACGAGATTCTGACCGAGTCGTTGCAGACACTGGGCGGCTCGGGCTTCCTGCAGGACTATCCGCTGGAGCAGTACATCCGCGATTCCAAGATCGACTCCCTCTACGAGGGCACCACCGCGATTCAGGCGCTGGACTTCTTTTTCCGCAAGATCGTCCGCGACCACGGCCAGGCCCTGCAGTTTGTGACCGCGCAGATCAGTCAGACGATCGACAACTGCGACGAGGCGCTGAAATCGCAGGCGCAAGCGCTGCAAACCGCCCTCGACGAGGTCACGGCGATGACGGGTGCGTTGACCGGCTACCTGATGTCCGCCACCCAGCACCCCACGGAGATTTACAAGGTGGGACTTGGGTCGGTGCGCTACCTGCTCGCGGTCGGCGACCTGCTGATCGGCTGGCGATTGCTGGTCCACGCCGGAGTCGCGCATGCGGCGCTGGGCAACAATCCGTCCGACAGCGACGCGGCGTTCTACCGGGGGAAGATCGCGACCTCGGCGTTCTTCGCCAAGAACATGCTGCCGAAACTGACCGCGCTGCGCCGCGTCATCGAGGCCATCGACGATGACGTGATGCGCATCTCCGAAGACGCGTTCTGA
- the sufB gene encoding Fe-S cluster assembly protein SufB produces MTLTPEATTGSVPAAPVEPLTQEQAIASLGKYGYGWSDSDVAGASAQRGLSEAVVRDISAKKSEPEWMLATRLKALRVFDKKPMPNWGSNLDGIHFDNIKYFVRSSEKQAATWDDLPADIKNTYDKLGIPEAEKQRLVSGVAAQYESEVVYHSIREDLEKQGVIFLDTDTALREHPEIFQQYFGTVIPAGDNKFSALNTAVWSGGSFIYVPPGVHVDIPLQAYFRINTENMGQFERTLIIVDEGAYVHYVEGCTAPIYKSDSLHSAVVEIIVKPGGRCRYTTIQNWSNNVYNLVTKRARAEAGATMEWVDGNIGSKVTMKYPAVWMTGEYAKGEVLSVAFAGEGQHQDTGAKMLHLAPNTSSNIVSKSVARGGGRASYRGLVQINKGAHGSRSSVKCDALLVDTVSRSDTYPYVDIREDDVTMGHEATVSKVSEDQLFYLMSRGMTEDEAMAMVVRGFVEPIAKELPMEYALELNRLIELQMEGAVG; encoded by the coding sequence ATGACACTCACGCCAGAGGCAACCACGGGATCCGTCCCCGCCGCGCCCGTAGAGCCCCTGACCCAGGAGCAGGCGATCGCGTCGCTGGGCAAATACGGCTACGGCTGGTCGGACTCCGACGTCGCGGGCGCCAGCGCCCAGCGCGGGCTGTCGGAGGCGGTGGTCCGCGACATCTCTGCGAAGAAGAGCGAGCCGGAGTGGATGCTGGCGACCCGGCTGAAGGCGCTGCGCGTCTTCGACAAGAAGCCGATGCCGAACTGGGGCTCCAACCTCGACGGCATCCATTTCGACAACATCAAGTACTTCGTGCGCTCCAGCGAGAAGCAGGCCGCGACCTGGGACGATCTGCCCGCGGACATCAAGAACACCTACGACAAGCTGGGCATCCCGGAGGCTGAGAAGCAACGCCTGGTCTCCGGTGTCGCCGCGCAGTACGAGTCCGAGGTCGTCTACCACTCCATCCGTGAGGACCTGGAGAAGCAGGGCGTCATCTTCCTGGACACCGACACGGCGCTACGCGAGCACCCCGAGATCTTCCAGCAGTACTTCGGCACCGTGATTCCGGCCGGGGACAACAAGTTCTCCGCGCTGAACACCGCGGTCTGGAGCGGTGGCTCGTTCATCTACGTGCCGCCGGGTGTGCACGTCGACATCCCGCTGCAGGCCTACTTCCGGATCAACACCGAAAACATGGGCCAGTTCGAGCGGACGCTGATCATCGTCGACGAGGGCGCCTACGTGCACTACGTCGAGGGCTGTACGGCGCCGATCTACAAGAGCGACTCGCTGCACTCCGCTGTGGTCGAGATCATCGTGAAGCCCGGTGGCCGTTGCCGTTACACGACGATCCAGAACTGGTCGAACAACGTCTACAACCTGGTCACCAAGCGTGCCCGCGCCGAAGCCGGCGCCACCATGGAATGGGTCGACGGCAACATCGGGTCGAAGGTGACCATGAAGTACCCGGCGGTTTGGATGACCGGTGAGTACGCCAAGGGCGAAGTGTTGTCGGTGGCGTTCGCCGGCGAGGGCCAGCACCAGGACACCGGGGCCAAAATGCTGCACCTGGCACCCAACACGTCGAGCAACATCGTCTCCAAGTCGGTGGCACGCGGCGGTGGCCGCGCGTCCTACCGCGGCCTGGTGCAGATCAACAAGGGTGCCCACGGTTCGCGGTCCAGCGTGAAATGCGATGCGCTGCTTGTGGATACGGTCAGTCGCAGCGACACCTACCCGTACGTCGACATCCGTGAGGATGACGTCACCATGGGCCACGAGGCCACCGTGTCCAAGGTCAGCGAGGACCAGCTGTTCTACCTGATGAGCCGCGGCATGACCGAGGACGAGGCGATGGCGATGGTCGTGCGCGGCTTCGTCGAGCCGATCGCCAAGGAACTGCCGATGGAGTACGCGCTGGAGCTCAACCGGCTGATCGAGCTGCAGATGGAAGGCGCGGTCGGCTAG
- the sufC gene encoding Fe-S cluster assembly ATPase SufC — MTTLEIKDLHVSVSPANETEAIPILKGVDLTVNSGETHALMGPNGSGKSTLSYAIAGHPKYEVTSGSITLDGQDVLAMSVDERARAGLFLAMQYPIEVPGVSMSNFLRTAAAAVRGEAPKLRHWVKEVKGAMDDLGIDPAFSERSVNEGFSGGEKKRHEILQLSLLKPKIAILDETDSGLDVDALRVVSEGVNRYAEAGWDDGTGQPVRGGVLLITHYTRILRYIRPQFVHVFVGGRIVEAGGPELADELEEHGYERFTHSAATGA; from the coding sequence ATGACCACGCTCGAAATCAAGGATCTGCACGTCAGTGTCTCGCCCGCCAACGAGACCGAGGCCATCCCGATCCTCAAGGGTGTCGATCTCACGGTGAACTCGGGAGAGACGCACGCGCTGATGGGCCCGAACGGGTCCGGCAAGTCCACGCTCTCGTATGCGATCGCCGGGCACCCGAAGTACGAGGTGACGTCCGGCTCCATCACGCTGGACGGCCAGGATGTGCTGGCGATGAGCGTCGACGAGCGCGCCCGCGCCGGGTTGTTCCTCGCCATGCAATACCCGATCGAGGTGCCCGGGGTGTCCATGTCGAACTTCCTGCGCACCGCGGCCGCGGCGGTGCGTGGCGAGGCGCCGAAGCTGCGCCACTGGGTCAAGGAAGTCAAGGGCGCGATGGACGATCTCGGGATCGATCCGGCGTTCTCCGAACGCAGTGTGAACGAAGGTTTTTCGGGTGGTGAGAAGAAGCGCCACGAGATCCTGCAGCTGTCGCTGCTCAAGCCCAAGATCGCGATCCTCGACGAGACCGACTCCGGGCTGGATGTCGACGCGCTGCGAGTGGTCAGCGAGGGCGTGAACCGCTACGCCGAAGCCGGCTGGGACGATGGCACCGGCCAGCCGGTGCGTGGCGGCGTCCTGTTGATCACGCACTACACCCGGATCCTGCGCTACATCCGGCCGCAGTTCGTGCACGTGTTCGTGGGCGGGCGCATCGTCGAGGCCGGCGGCCCCGAACTGGCCGACGAGCTCGAAGAGCACGGCTACGAGCGCTTCACACACTCGGCTGCCACGGGGGCGTAA
- the sufD gene encoding Fe-S cluster assembly protein SufD, with translation MTKLTEAVEGSALTAVNKGELFASFDVDAFEVPSGRDEIWRFTPLRRLRGLHDGSAVATGKAEISVGEQPGVHTETVRRGDERLGQGGVPTDRVAAQAFSSFNSATVVTVARDTEVAKPIEIVVTGPGEGAVAYGHLQIRVEELARAIVVVDLRGSGTYADNVEIIVGDSAALGVIWIADWADDMVHVSAHHARLGKDSVLGHVNVTLGGDLVRTSTTVRFTAAGGDAQLLGTYFADDGQHFESRLLVDHAHPNCRSDVLYKGALQADPESNRPDAHTVWVGDVLIRAEATGTDTFETNRNLLLTDGARADSVPNLEIETGEIVGAGHASATGRFDDEQVFYLKARGIPEDQARRLIVRGFFAEIIQKIAVSAVRERLTEAIEHELELTEGIKN, from the coding sequence GTGACGAAACTGACTGAAGCGGTTGAGGGTTCGGCCCTCACCGCTGTCAACAAGGGCGAGCTGTTCGCGTCCTTCGACGTCGACGCCTTCGAGGTACCCAGCGGCCGCGACGAGATCTGGCGGTTCACCCCGCTGCGACGGTTGCGTGGCCTGCACGACGGCTCGGCGGTCGCCACCGGCAAGGCTGAGATCAGTGTCGGAGAACAGCCCGGCGTGCACACCGAAACCGTACGCCGCGGCGACGAGCGGCTGGGCCAGGGCGGTGTCCCCACTGATCGTGTTGCAGCCCAGGCATTCTCGTCGTTCAACTCCGCGACGGTGGTGACCGTGGCGCGCGACACCGAGGTTGCCAAGCCCATCGAGATCGTCGTCACCGGGCCGGGCGAGGGCGCGGTTGCCTACGGGCACCTGCAGATCCGCGTCGAAGAACTCGCCCGGGCCATCGTCGTCGTCGACCTGCGCGGCAGCGGCACGTACGCCGACAATGTCGAGATCATCGTCGGCGACTCGGCAGCCCTCGGGGTCATCTGGATCGCCGACTGGGCCGACGACATGGTCCACGTCAGCGCACATCACGCACGGCTGGGCAAGGATTCGGTGCTCGGCCACGTCAACGTGACGCTCGGCGGCGACCTGGTTCGTACGTCGACGACGGTGCGATTCACCGCGGCAGGCGGCGACGCTCAACTGCTGGGCACCTACTTCGCCGACGACGGCCAGCACTTCGAATCGCGGCTGCTCGTCGACCACGCGCATCCCAACTGTCGCTCGGACGTGTTGTACAAGGGTGCGCTGCAAGCAGATCCGGAATCCAACCGTCCCGACGCGCATACCGTCTGGGTGGGCGACGTGCTGATCCGCGCGGAGGCCACCGGCACGGATACCTTCGAGACCAATCGCAACCTGTTGCTCACCGACGGCGCCCGCGCCGATTCGGTGCCCAACCTCGAGATCGAGACGGGCGAGATCGTCGGCGCCGGACACGCAAGTGCCACCGGAAGATTCGACGACGAGCAAGTGTTCTACCTGAAGGCTCGGGGCATCCCGGAAGACCAGGCCCGTAGGTTGATCGTGCGCGGCTTCTTCGCGGAGATCATCCAGAAGATCGCCGTGTCCGCCGTGCGGGAACGGCTGACCGAGGCCATCGAACACGAACTTGAGTTAACCGAAGGAATCAAGAACTGA
- a CDS encoding cysteine desulfurase yields MSASVTPLDLAAIRADFPILKRIMRSGNQLAYLDSGATSQRPLQVLDAEREFLLTSNGAVHRGAHQLMEEATDAYEQGRADIAAFVGADTDELVFTKNATESLNLVSYVLGDKRFGGAVGAGDVIVTTELEHHANLVPWQELARRTGATLRWYGLTDDGRIDLDSLQLDERVKVVAFSHHSNVTGAVAPVSELVARAKAVGALTVLDACQSVPHQPVDFHALDVDFGAFSGHKMLGPNGIGVLYGRRELLEALPPFITGGSMIETVTMEATTYAAPPQRFEAGTPMTSQVVGLAAAARYLGAIGMDAVEAHEHELVAAALDGLSGIGAVRIIGPTSTENRGSPVAFVVDGVHAHDVGQVLDDEGVAMRVGHHCALPLHRRFGVAATARASFAVYNTADEVDRLVAGVRRSVDFFGGA; encoded by the coding sequence ATGTCGGCCTCCGTGACTCCACTGGACCTCGCGGCGATCCGTGCTGACTTTCCGATCCTGAAGCGCATCATGCGCAGCGGAAATCAGTTGGCGTATCTGGATTCCGGCGCGACATCACAACGCCCGTTGCAGGTGCTCGACGCCGAACGGGAGTTTCTGTTGACGTCCAACGGTGCCGTGCACCGCGGTGCGCACCAGTTGATGGAAGAAGCCACCGACGCCTACGAGCAGGGCAGGGCCGACATCGCGGCCTTCGTCGGTGCCGACACCGACGAGCTGGTCTTCACCAAGAATGCGACCGAATCGCTGAACCTGGTGTCTTATGTGCTGGGCGACAAGCGATTCGGCGGTGCCGTCGGTGCGGGCGACGTCATCGTGACGACCGAGCTCGAACACCACGCCAACCTGGTCCCGTGGCAGGAACTGGCCCGGCGCACCGGGGCGACGCTGCGCTGGTACGGCCTGACCGACGACGGACGTATCGACCTGGACTCGTTGCAACTCGACGAGCGCGTCAAAGTTGTTGCTTTCAGCCATCACTCGAATGTCACTGGTGCGGTGGCGCCGGTGAGCGAGCTGGTCGCCCGCGCCAAGGCCGTGGGCGCGCTGACCGTGCTGGACGCCTGCCAGTCGGTACCACACCAGCCCGTCGACTTCCACGCCCTCGACGTCGACTTCGGTGCGTTCTCCGGACACAAGATGCTGGGCCCCAACGGAATCGGCGTGCTCTACGGCCGTCGTGAGTTGCTGGAGGCGCTGCCTCCGTTCATCACCGGCGGTTCGATGATCGAGACGGTCACGATGGAGGCCACGACGTATGCGGCGCCCCCGCAGCGCTTCGAGGCCGGTACTCCGATGACCTCTCAGGTCGTCGGCCTGGCCGCGGCCGCACGCTATCTCGGCGCCATCGGGATGGACGCCGTCGAGGCCCACGAACACGAGCTGGTGGCCGCGGCCCTCGACGGCTTGTCCGGTATCGGCGCCGTGCGCATCATCGGACCGACGTCGACGGAAAACCGCGGCTCGCCAGTCGCATTCGTCGTCGACGGGGTACACGCCCACGACGTGGGCCAGGTGCTCGACGACGAGGGTGTCGCGATGCGGGTCGGGCACCACTGCGCGTTACCGTTGCACCGCCGCTTCGGTGTGGCCGCCACGGCGCGGGCATCGTTCGCGGTGTACAACACCGCCGACGAGGTCGACCGGCTGGTGGCCGGCGTGCGCCGCTCCGTGGACTTCTTCGGCGGAGCGTGA
- a CDS encoding helix-turn-helix transcriptional regulator — protein MKIRTADEAVAAPAMGAAAPVVLPDGHTRRAIVRLLLESGSITVSEICDRLGLAAAGVRRHLDALIEAGDAESAAAAAWQQAGRGRPAKRFRLTAAGRAKLDHAYDDLAAAAMRQLREIGGQGALQAFARRRIDTILAGVAPADSADDADVEAAAERVAGALTKAGYVATTTRVGLPLHGVQICQHHCPVSHVAEEFPELCEAEQEAMAEVIGTHVQRLATIVNGDCACTTHVPLAHVAGKATTKT, from the coding sequence GTGAAAATCCGGACCGCTGACGAAGCCGTTGCGGCACCCGCAATGGGTGCCGCGGCTCCTGTCGTGCTGCCGGATGGTCACACCCGTCGCGCCATCGTGCGGCTGCTGCTGGAATCCGGGTCGATCACCGTCAGCGAGATCTGTGACCGGCTGGGGCTGGCGGCGGCCGGCGTGCGGCGTCATCTCGACGCGCTGATCGAAGCGGGCGACGCCGAGTCCGCCGCGGCCGCGGCATGGCAGCAGGCCGGACGTGGGCGTCCCGCGAAGCGTTTCCGGTTGACGGCGGCCGGCCGGGCCAAGCTCGACCACGCCTACGACGATCTGGCGGCCGCGGCCATGCGCCAGCTGCGCGAAATCGGTGGACAAGGCGCGCTCCAGGCGTTCGCCCGCCGCCGCATCGACACGATCCTGGCCGGTGTCGCGCCCGCTGACAGCGCCGACGACGCCGACGTCGAGGCGGCCGCCGAACGAGTGGCCGGCGCGCTGACCAAGGCCGGCTACGTCGCCACCACGACCCGGGTGGGCCTACCGCTGCACGGCGTGCAGATCTGTCAGCACCACTGCCCGGTATCGCATGTCGCCGAGGAATTCCCGGAGCTGTGCGAAGCCGAGCAGGAGGCCATGGCCGAGGTAATCGGCACCCACGTACAGCGGTTGGCGACCATCGTCAACGGCGACTGCGCCTGTACCACCCACGTGCCCCTCGCTCACGTAGCGGGCAAGGCAACGACCAAGACCTAG